From Synoicihabitans lomoniglobus, the proteins below share one genomic window:
- a CDS encoding ABC transporter permease: protein MSKLSGLRTRLRRAFQRGAMDQQMLDEMKHHLDEETARRIAVGEDPATARRRAAADFGSVDARTEEVRDARFGAWAEHFWQDLRFAARNLRKSPGFTAVAVLTLAIGIGANTAIFSVVSGLLLNPLPYADSDRIMVIDEAPVPGGTGGSCGGTFLEWQENQIHFESMAAIHTMTHTMTGRGDPQMVNGWEVTPQYLSLFGLRTALGRDFRPEDDVAGANEHIVILSHRFWQETFNGDPGVVGDFVNFGGEGYQIIGVLDPDALLDPDVQFLSPTGILNDEQKQTRNYHYVTTTFAKLAPGATPAAAAAQLTTVKQGFNHLYPDRKKDWTVTVTSMQESMFGGARQPLNLLLWSVGVVLLIACANVANLLLAKTSARSGELALRLALGATKGRIIRQMLTESLLLAVLGGAAGIAVAAATINPLVVFAGVNDLQRIEIGLDGGVLAFALGASLLTGFVFGLLPALRAAGPNVGDAIKDGGRSGSAGRRRHLQSILIIAETALTVVLLVVAGLLMRSFLNAANQNLGFETDGALTFRLNQNGDTAQTVEKRLQFADQILAELRTIPGVESAAFISNMPMNGNRFYGDSIQRADRIEPDNNIIAGFDAVSPGYFQTMRTPLLRGRDLTAADNRIDAPKVLIVNQSVIDRFFDADENPLGYHIQFKGEPHEIVGVVADARRFAVDGQPFRQVYLPLAQFPWSTHYVLRTQLQPASLAAAVRQAVQRVNPNQPIHQLRTLEDMADETLNFRTMMLTLLSLFAGAALLLACVGIYGVMAYSVNQRTREMGIRLALGAAARDVIALILRDGLKVIAIGLAIGAIGAGFASHLLESQLYNVDPLDPATFVMVSLILVAVGATACFLPAVRASKTDPMQSLRAE, encoded by the coding sequence ATGAGCAAACTCTCCGGCCTTCGCACCCGCCTCCGGCGCGCGTTCCAGCGCGGCGCCATGGACCAACAAATGCTCGATGAAATGAAACACCACCTCGACGAAGAAACCGCCCGCCGCATCGCCGTCGGCGAAGACCCCGCCACCGCCCGTCGCCGCGCCGCCGCCGACTTCGGCTCCGTCGACGCCCGCACCGAAGAGGTGCGCGACGCCCGCTTCGGTGCCTGGGCCGAACACTTTTGGCAGGACCTGCGTTTCGCCGCCCGCAACTTGCGCAAATCCCCCGGTTTCACCGCGGTCGCGGTGCTCACCCTGGCGATCGGCATCGGGGCCAACACCGCCATCTTCTCCGTCGTCTCCGGCCTGCTGCTCAATCCCCTGCCCTACGCCGATTCCGACCGCATCATGGTCATCGACGAGGCCCCGGTTCCCGGCGGCACCGGCGGTTCTTGCGGCGGCACTTTCCTGGAGTGGCAGGAAAACCAGATCCACTTCGAATCCATGGCGGCCATTCACACGATGACTCACACCATGACCGGCCGCGGCGATCCGCAGATGGTCAACGGTTGGGAGGTCACGCCGCAGTATCTCAGTCTGTTCGGGTTGCGCACCGCCCTGGGTCGTGACTTCCGCCCCGAGGACGACGTTGCCGGGGCCAACGAACACATCGTGATCCTGAGCCACCGCTTCTGGCAGGAGACCTTCAACGGTGACCCGGGCGTCGTGGGTGACTTCGTGAACTTCGGCGGCGAGGGCTATCAAATCATTGGCGTGCTGGACCCCGACGCGCTGCTCGATCCCGACGTCCAGTTCCTGTCGCCCACCGGCATCCTCAACGACGAGCAAAAGCAGACGCGCAACTACCACTACGTCACGACCACCTTTGCCAAGCTCGCCCCGGGGGCCACTCCCGCCGCCGCCGCCGCCCAACTGACCACCGTCAAACAGGGCTTCAATCACCTCTACCCCGACCGCAAGAAAGACTGGACGGTGACCGTCACCTCGATGCAGGAGAGTATGTTCGGCGGCGCCCGCCAACCGCTCAACCTCCTGCTCTGGTCCGTCGGAGTCGTGTTGCTCATCGCCTGCGCCAACGTTGCCAATCTGCTCCTCGCCAAGACTTCCGCCCGGTCGGGCGAACTCGCGCTGCGTCTCGCTCTCGGCGCGACCAAGGGCCGCATCATTCGCCAAATGCTCACGGAGAGCCTGTTGCTGGCCGTGCTGGGAGGTGCCGCCGGCATCGCGGTCGCGGCGGCGACCATCAATCCGTTGGTGGTTTTCGCCGGCGTAAACGATCTCCAGCGCATCGAGATCGGACTCGATGGCGGTGTGCTCGCCTTCGCCCTCGGCGCTTCGTTGCTCACCGGTTTCGTCTTCGGTCTACTGCCCGCCTTGCGCGCGGCCGGCCCCAACGTGGGAGATGCCATCAAAGACGGCGGTCGCAGCGGCAGCGCCGGCAGACGCCGCCACCTGCAATCCATCCTCATCATCGCCGAAACCGCTCTCACTGTCGTGCTCCTCGTGGTGGCCGGGTTGCTCATGCGCAGCTTTCTCAACGCCGCCAACCAGAACCTGGGTTTCGAAACCGACGGCGCCCTGACCTTCCGCCTGAACCAAAACGGCGACACCGCGCAGACCGTCGAAAAACGGCTGCAGTTTGCCGACCAGATCCTGGCCGAGCTCCGCACCATTCCCGGCGTGGAAAGCGCCGCGTTCATCAGCAACATGCCCATGAACGGCAACCGCTTCTACGGAGACTCCATCCAGCGCGCCGATCGCATCGAGCCCGACAACAACATCATCGCCGGCTTCGATGCCGTCTCGCCCGGCTATTTCCAAACCATGCGCACCCCCTTGCTGCGAGGCCGCGACCTCACCGCCGCCGACAACCGCATCGACGCGCCCAAGGTCTTGATCGTCAACCAGTCCGTCATCGATCGCTTTTTCGACGCCGACGAGAACCCCCTCGGGTATCACATCCAATTCAAGGGCGAGCCCCACGAAATCGTCGGCGTGGTCGCCGACGCCCGCCGCTTCGCCGTCGACGGTCAGCCCTTTCGCCAGGTTTACCTGCCGCTGGCGCAATTCCCCTGGAGCACCCACTACGTATTGCGCACGCAACTACAGCCCGCGTCCCTCGCCGCCGCCGTGCGTCAGGCCGTGCAACGGGTGAATCCCAACCAGCCGATTCACCAACTGCGCACCCTGGAAGACATGGCGGATGAAACGCTCAACTTCCGCACCATGATGCTCACCCTGCTCAGTCTCTTCGCCGGCGCCGCCCTGTTGCTCGCTTGCGTGGGCATCTACGGCGTCATGGCTTACAGCGTCAATCAACGCACCCGCGAGATGGGCATCCGCCTCGCCCTCGGGGCGGCGGCGCGCGATGTCATCGCCCTGATTCTGCGGGACGGGTTGAAAGTCATCGCCATCGGACTGGCCATTGGCGCCATCGGGGCCGGCTTTGCCTCCCATCTGCTGGAAAGCCAGCTCTACAATGTCGACCCCCTCGATCCCGCCACCTTCGTGATGGTGTCCCTCATCCTCGTCGCGGTCGGTGCCACCGCCTGCTTCCTCCCCGCCGTCCGCGCGTCCAAGACCGATCCCATGCAATCCCTGCGCGCCGAATGA
- a CDS encoding YqaE/Pmp3 family membrane protein: MFIIFIIISLVLPPAAVAIRRGFGTEFLLNLLLTLLFWLPGAIHALYVVFKSDGTKSIA, translated from the coding sequence ATGTTCATCATCTTCATCATCATCAGTCTCGTGCTTCCACCCGCCGCCGTTGCGATTCGCCGCGGCTTCGGCACGGAGTTTTTGCTCAATCTTTTGCTGACGCTGCTGTTCTGGCTACCGGGGGCGATTCACGCCTTGTATGTCGTGTTCAAAAGCGACGGCACCAAGTCCATCGCTTGA
- a CDS encoding DUF692 domain-containing protein, with amino-acid sequence MANRFDLPNLGLGIGLRSPHFPYILEHWPQVDWFEVISENYMDSRGKPRAVLDQIAERYPLVMHGVSLSIGSSDPLDFDYLAKLKALAAEVSPVWVSDHLCWTGIAGLNTHDLLPMPLTEDALAHTVERIRIVQDYLERPLVLENPSTYLEFEASTMPDAEFLGRMAAEADCGILLDVNNIYVCARNHGWDPDAYIRTIPADRIIQFHLAGHEDCGTHIIDTHNTNVIDEVWELYRSAHLHTGGDGAATLLEWDADIPPFPVLMAEVAQAKDFMTVARTQPRASSPAAAAPKADGRSFPHPLHIMPTE; translated from the coding sequence ATGGCCAATCGATTTGATCTCCCCAACCTCGGTCTGGGCATCGGACTGCGCAGTCCGCACTTCCCCTACATTCTGGAGCATTGGCCCCAGGTCGATTGGTTCGAGGTCATCTCCGAAAACTACATGGACAGTCGCGGCAAACCCCGCGCGGTCCTCGACCAAATCGCCGAGCGCTACCCCTTGGTGATGCACGGGGTATCGCTTTCGATCGGCAGCTCCGACCCGCTCGACTTCGACTACTTGGCCAAACTCAAAGCTCTCGCGGCCGAGGTTTCCCCGGTTTGGGTGTCGGATCACTTGTGCTGGACCGGTATCGCCGGACTCAACACCCACGATCTTCTACCCATGCCCCTCACCGAGGACGCACTCGCGCACACCGTCGAGCGTATCCGCATCGTGCAGGACTACCTCGAACGCCCCCTCGTGCTCGAAAACCCCAGCACCTATCTGGAGTTCGAGGCCTCCACCATGCCCGACGCGGAATTCCTCGGTCGCATGGCCGCCGAGGCCGACTGCGGCATACTTCTTGATGTGAATAATATTTACGTCTGTGCCCGCAACCACGGCTGGGACCCCGACGCCTACATCCGCACCATCCCGGCCGATCGCATCATCCAATTTCACCTCGCCGGACACGAGGACTGCGGCACCCACATCATCGATACCCACAATACCAACGTCATCGACGAGGTGTGGGAACTCTACCGCTCCGCGCACCTTCACACCGGTGGCGACGGCGCCGCCACCCTGCTCGAATGGGATGCCGACATCCCGCCCTTCCCGGTCCTCATGGCCGAAGTGGCTCAGGCCAAGGACTTCATGACCGTTGCCCGCACTCAACCACGAGCATCCTCCCCCGCGGCCGCCGCGCCCAAAGCCGACGGGCGATCATTCCCGCATCCGTTGCACATCATGCCCACGGAATGA
- a CDS encoding DNA-binding domain-containing protein, protein MIPFESLQRWLLAAIQQPQSKDVREIESVVANANGRLPPAARIGIYAASFHGRLIQCLESEYPVLRHALEEDLFHQFATGYLQTFPPTTYTLTRLGENFPRHLRETRPDNEAELWPEFIINLATLERTFFEVYHAEGHEKTTPKPATDPVAIAAEPWTRTLHLAFPVHDYFPAARLHLKEPEIHAAPDIPAPRSTTVLIYRRNFQVRLREIADNAGQ, encoded by the coding sequence ATGATCCCCTTCGAAAGTCTGCAACGCTGGCTCCTCGCGGCCATCCAACAGCCTCAGAGCAAGGACGTTCGCGAAATCGAATCCGTGGTCGCCAACGCCAACGGACGACTGCCACCCGCCGCCCGCATCGGCATCTACGCCGCCTCCTTCCACGGCCGCCTCATCCAGTGCTTGGAATCTGAATACCCCGTGCTGCGCCACGCCCTCGAGGAAGATCTCTTCCATCAATTTGCGACCGGCTACCTGCAGACCTTCCCGCCCACCACCTACACCCTTACGCGCCTCGGTGAGAACTTCCCCCGCCACCTCCGCGAAACCCGACCGGACAACGAAGCGGAGCTCTGGCCCGAGTTCATCATCAACCTCGCCACCCTCGAACGCACCTTCTTCGAAGTTTACCACGCCGAAGGCCACGAGAAGACCACCCCGAAACCCGCCACCGACCCGGTCGCCATCGCCGCCGAACCCTGGACCCGCACGCTCCACCTCGCCTTCCCGGTTCACGACTATTTTCCCGCCGCGCGCCTCCACCTCAAGGAGCCCGAAATTCACGCCGCGCCCGACATCCCCGCCCCCCGCTCCACCACCGTTCTGATCTACCGCCGCAACTTCCAAGTCCGGCTTCGAGAGATCGCCGACAACGCCGGGCAATAG
- a CDS encoding PadR family transcriptional regulator, translated as MKSDKTELLQGTLDMLILKALQLDAMHGFGLSQRLRQMSAEVFQVEMGSLYPALCRLEKKGWIKGKWGVSEANRRARYYSLTAAGRRQFETEKSHWALLSNTVNTMLDAT; from the coding sequence ATGAAATCAGACAAAACTGAACTTCTGCAGGGCACGCTCGATATGCTGATCCTGAAGGCCCTCCAACTCGACGCGATGCACGGTTTCGGTCTCTCCCAACGCCTTCGCCAAATGTCGGCCGAAGTGTTTCAGGTGGAGATGGGCTCGCTCTATCCCGCGCTCTGCCGCCTGGAAAAGAAGGGCTGGATCAAAGGCAAATGGGGCGTCTCCGAAGCCAACCGTCGCGCTCGCTACTATTCGCTGACCGCCGCTGGTCGCCGCCAATTTGAAACGGAGAAGTCCCACTGGGCGCTCCTGTCGAACACCGTCAACACAATGCTCGACGCCACCTGA
- a CDS encoding ABC transporter permease — MRWWSSFSYSLKSLFTRKQWDAQLAEEVRTHVEMATEANIAQGMSPREARFAALREFGNVVATQERTRDERGWVWLEQLCHDTGYAFRNLRKSPGFALVVIFTLTAGIGCNTACFSLLNSLLLRPLAYPNSDRIVFLAESPPGEISYDSNGASFARWQENDDLFEQLGGYHLRGTTLTGRDHPRPVHLTETTAGLFEIFSARLAQGRGFHRSEYQPGRGHVAVISHEFWQQQLGGDLDILGAQLVFDGVGHEVIGVLEPWAFPYDNAIFVPSDVLLNEAKRAPGSDYDMSTFALLNPDVDRGPAQTRLQSTRGAHPDSYLPEQRDWRDTIQSWRDASYGTYKPAFMMTALVVAAILLIACVNITNLALARNRARSGEIALRLALGASTSRIVRQLLTETMLLATLGGLLGAVTGVALFQGFTRWTNMDMLRFVETSLDYRVLLFATAATVLSGLVCGLLPALRCARPGINTHLKEGQQGVATGKRRRLQSGLVIAECACTVALLIMAVLLLRSLQNVAASDPGFTREGVLYFSLSAPAERTPDADSSARFTDEVIAQLHRIPGVAAAGATSAVPMSKVEYRTEAVRRITQDLDAVGLTVGIDSVSPGYFNTLQIPLLRGRPLTAADNQAAAPRAALVNSRLADLLFENEPALGSPIVWRGEQWEIVGIVGDTARYHLGHDPIPQLFVAQARLSLPMSYVLRAHVDPMSLIKSVRAAVEEAHPGLALTNLHRLSDRADGSMGLRRIFLSIFGLFACVGLALAAMGVFGLMTYTAAQRMREMGIRIALGATTRNIMNLILGDSLRLIGLGLLAGTVLAAVGSRLLQSQLYAINHFDPVSYLLAVATLAATGTLASLLPAWRAARADPIAVLRAE, encoded by the coding sequence ATGCGCTGGTGGTCCTCCTTCTCGTATTCGCTGAAATCACTTTTTACCCGAAAACAATGGGACGCCCAACTCGCCGAGGAGGTGCGCACTCACGTGGAGATGGCGACCGAGGCCAACATCGCCCAGGGTATGTCGCCCCGCGAGGCGCGCTTCGCCGCGCTGCGTGAATTTGGCAACGTCGTCGCGACTCAGGAGCGCACCCGCGACGAACGCGGCTGGGTGTGGTTGGAACAATTGTGTCATGATACTGGATACGCCTTTCGCAACCTGCGCAAATCCCCCGGGTTCGCCCTTGTCGTCATCTTCACCCTCACCGCCGGCATCGGTTGCAACACGGCGTGCTTCAGCCTGCTCAACAGTCTGTTGCTACGCCCGCTCGCCTACCCCAACTCGGACCGCATCGTCTTCCTTGCGGAGTCCCCTCCCGGCGAAATCAGTTACGACAGCAACGGTGCCTCCTTCGCCCGGTGGCAGGAAAACGACGACCTGTTTGAACAGCTGGGCGGCTATCATTTACGCGGGACAACCCTCACCGGCCGCGACCATCCCCGTCCGGTCCACCTGACCGAAACGACCGCCGGACTGTTCGAGATATTCAGCGCGCGTCTTGCGCAGGGACGGGGCTTTCATCGCTCAGAATACCAGCCGGGCCGGGGTCACGTTGCGGTCATCAGTCACGAATTTTGGCAACAACAGCTGGGCGGCGATCTGGACATCCTCGGCGCGCAACTCGTTTTCGACGGAGTCGGACACGAAGTGATCGGCGTGCTCGAACCCTGGGCGTTTCCCTACGACAACGCGATTTTCGTCCCCTCCGATGTGCTCCTCAACGAGGCCAAACGCGCCCCCGGAAGCGACTACGATATGTCGACCTTCGCCCTCCTGAATCCCGACGTCGATCGTGGCCCGGCCCAGACGCGACTCCAGAGCACACGCGGGGCCCATCCAGACTCCTACCTGCCGGAACAGCGCGATTGGCGCGATACGATCCAGAGCTGGCGCGACGCCAGCTACGGCACCTACAAACCCGCCTTCATGATGACCGCCCTGGTGGTGGCTGCCATCCTGCTGATCGCCTGTGTCAACATCACCAACCTCGCCCTCGCCCGCAACCGCGCCCGGTCGGGCGAGATCGCACTTCGCCTGGCCCTCGGTGCCTCGACCAGCCGCATCGTGCGGCAGCTCCTCACCGAGACCATGCTGTTGGCCACCCTCGGCGGTCTGCTGGGCGCGGTCACCGGGGTCGCGCTGTTCCAGGGATTCACCCGGTGGACCAACATGGACATGCTGCGTTTTGTTGAAACCAGCCTCGACTACCGGGTGCTGCTTTTTGCCACGGCCGCCACCGTGTTGTCCGGTTTGGTCTGCGGCCTCCTGCCGGCCCTCCGTTGCGCCCGACCGGGTATCAACACCCATCTCAAGGAAGGCCAGCAGGGCGTGGCCACGGGTAAACGCCGTCGTCTGCAGTCCGGCTTGGTCATCGCGGAATGCGCCTGCACCGTCGCTCTGCTCATCATGGCGGTCCTCCTGCTGCGCAGCCTGCAGAACGTAGCCGCTTCCGACCCCGGATTCACCCGGGAAGGGGTGCTCTACTTTAGTCTCTCGGCCCCCGCCGAACGCACCCCCGACGCCGACAGCAGCGCCCGCTTCACCGACGAGGTGATCGCCCAGCTGCACCGTATTCCCGGCGTCGCTGCCGCCGGTGCGACCTCGGCCGTGCCGATGAGCAAGGTTGAATACCGGACCGAAGCGGTGCGCCGGATCACTCAGGATCTGGACGCGGTGGGCCTGACAGTCGGGATCGACAGCGTTTCACCCGGCTATTTCAACACGCTACAAATTCCACTCCTGCGAGGACGCCCCCTCACGGCCGCGGACAATCAAGCGGCGGCGCCCCGCGCGGCCCTCGTCAACTCCCGCCTGGCGGACCTTTTGTTTGAAAACGAACCCGCCCTCGGCAGCCCGATTGTCTGGCGCGGCGAACAATGGGAAATCGTCGGCATCGTCGGCGATACGGCGCGCTACCACTTGGGCCATGATCCCATCCCTCAACTGTTCGTGGCGCAGGCCCGGCTTTCCTTACCGATGAGCTACGTTCTGCGGGCCCACGTCGATCCGATGAGTTTGATTAAATCCGTGCGAGCCGCGGTCGAAGAAGCCCACCCCGGGCTCGCTCTGACCAACCTTCACCGGCTTTCAGATCGGGCCGATGGCTCGATGGGGCTACGCCGAATTTTCCTCAGCATTTTCGGGCTGTTTGCGTGCGTCGGACTGGCGCTGGCGGCCATGGGCGTTTTTGGTCTCATGACCTATACCGCCGCGCAACGCATGCGTGAGATGGGGATCCGCATCGCCCTGGGCGCGACCACTCGCAACATCATGAACCTCATCCTCGGCGACAGCCTGCGGCTGATCGGCCTCGGTCTGCTCGCCGGAACGGTTCTGGCCGCGGTCGGTTCCCGACTGCTGCAGTCCCAGCTCTACGCCATCAACCACTTCGACCCCGTGAGTTATCTCCTCGCC